Proteins from one Aspergillus nidulans FGSC A4 chromosome VIII genomic window:
- a CDS encoding putative proline oxidase Put1 (transcript_id=CADANIAT00001125) — MHSKILWLRSPTILSNQLRRSSSSSTTHHGFQQRSATVKKSPLAVLPTKSLLYSVIFTSIMSSPLLVPCLGLLKYVIESKSSLIHPSRNPLMRYFLRKTIYNHFCAGENEAEVRRSVQKMKSLGYKGVTLGYARESVVQIDVKDPATSEAAKQEAIDSAVDEWKEGNLRTLRMIGVGDCMNVKFTGAGPVAVEALKRGDQIPPPRMHAAILEICATAAAQGSRLWIDAEQQIFQQTIDNWTIDLMRQFNRQGKVVVFNTIQAYLKASTENVSRHLSLAQAEGWSLGIKLVRGAYIAHDYRSRIHDTKAGTDANYNHIVQSLLTRQYPTGDSVAPHHFPKTQLFVASHNAQSVRQAYSLARYRLQNRLPTIPIDIVQLQGMADELSCEILAYNSSDSSGKGEKAALPGGFKCLAWGSLEECLHFLLRRAIENQSAMERTRDTAIALRREAWRRIGWSA, encoded by the exons ATGCACTCCAAGATCCTCTGGCTGAGGAGCCCAACAATACTCAGTAACCAGCTCAGGCGATCCTCTAGCTCCTCAACTACGCATCATGGCTTTCAACAGCGTTCGGCTACCGTCAAAAAGTCGCCGTTGGCGGTCTTGCCGACGAAGAGCCTCCTCTATTCCGTGATTTTCACTTCCATAATGTCGTCGCCCCTACTCGTGCCCTGCCTGGGATTGCTCAAGTATGTGATTGAGTCCAAGTCATCGTTGATTCATCCGTCCAGAAATCCACTCATGCGCTACTTTCTGCGCAAGACGATTTACAACCACTTTTGCGCTGGGGAAAACGAGGCGGAGGTTCGTCGTTCGGTCCAGAAGATGAAATCCCTTGGCTATAAGGGGGTGACTTTGGGATACGCTCGCGAATCGGTTGTGCAGATTGACGTCAAGGACCCGGCCAcatctgaagctgcaaaaCAAGAAGCGATAGACAGCGCCGTGgatgaatggaaggaagGGAACCTGCGGACACTTAGAATGATAGGAGTCGGCGACTGTATGAATGTAAA ATTCACCGGGGCTGGCCCAGTTGCTGTTGAAGCTCTCAAACGGGGAGATCAGATTCCACCGCCGCGAATGCACGCAGCGATCTTGGAGATCTGTGCGACAGCTGCAGCACAGGGATCCCGCCTGTGGATTGATGCGGAACAACAGATCTTCCAACAGACCATTGACAACTGGACTATCGATTTGATGAGGCAGTTCAATCGTCAAGGCAAGGTGGtcgtcttcaacaccatccaGGCATATCTCAAAGCGTCAACGGAGAATGTCAGCCGCCATCTCTCTCTTGCACAAGCAGAAGGATGGTCGCTCGGGATCAAGCTCGTTCGAGGAGCGTACATCGCCCATGATTATCGCTCGCGGATCCACGACACCAAAGCCGGGACGGACGCCAACTACAACCACATCGTGCAGTCCCTGCTCACGCGACAATACCCCACCGGCGATTCAGTGGCCCCGCACCATTTTCCCAAAACCCAGTTGTTTGTCGCGTCGCATAACGCGCAGAGCGTGCGGCAGGCCTATTCGCTGGCACGGTACCGGCTGCAAAACAGGCTCCCAACGATTCCAATCGACATTGTACAGCTGCAGGGCATGGCAGACGAGCTAAGCTGCGAGATATTGGCATACAACTCAAgcgacagcagcggcaagggTGAGAAGGCTGCTCTGCCAGGTGGGTTCAAGTGTCTTGCGTGGGGGTCACTGGAAGAGTGTCTTCACTTCCTCCTGCGTAGAGCGATTGAAAACCAGTCTGCCATGGAACGAACACGGGACACGGCCATTGCATTGCGGAGGGAGGCATGGAGGCGTATTGGGTGGTCTGCATGA
- a CDS encoding uncharacterized protein (transcript_id=CADANIAT00001126) → MILPFFTIVLLLSSLPFILCREPLFNKNGRFTNHFTRRATTPYRYCRGKCKQPKQPDIPRLAKRQPKPKGPIPTRESAKIKPKLSKRQFVYPADNEAMEEYLIDRVDNYVTNNALTVYDYGLNPGNSAQFEVLGDEPVEIVLDGLCGCTALLVASRRAVYFAHFFENISFLDSDYANNAAARERFEDIVIRFLDTGDDLMGEVYDDDGDLILREYVALTDNLHFFTPDTNPSIIIVSPVDELEDAVEQGVEVNGIVEYGEGLLYDDYIERLKEYLAEILPGIEPTVFSYEALDNNDPLLDGWRGKGLYQYDPEAEVNPTRRGARFFYQAEDIEDPEDEEGEGYPLGRLYHDYWDPLLFGDGEDRHLEMADYPVQRPDLLVCGGESYWKPKVRVIAVYFEAYADADDGNSTIASRTASFALYLKVFEHCPVERIATSNHSTHALRTSCVPFWRVTQRSPVAKTAIFRRSTGICSVSLSHTTYMLTIHRCVNSTLTQILPNESPGQSPDQSGKVPVLPTHDLDFVMEGTTYIISPTPTTIMNGNGEPLTLAPALVVIGTKTVWTGPASLSTSIVIDDLTITVLPHTTQDASSTGEPSAGTLTSPVPSTSPTPAPTDAGATGGGPGPSTGGGASTFPSPTSGFPSSSSAVHSPVESSTVITWAATEGSSSIEITFTPTTLKQFTSLATLSTITTDVDGDTTTFVIGPGGIAWDPVPTATTTSLPGFPPLPFPTAPPAPVPPSSSTLPPVTSSSSPFPTVFPWPVPPITTVTSTIDDASGPGPITTIITGTTNPDGAVVPITSLSTDEAVSSAQALLSELGDVSAAIVAFSSGTADTAKATVALEKVEDAQNDTNDFGSGLSISGPGSGLWSIFGDTVSGISSALGGLLSTISGIIGGGGASGSSSLTGPLNDLTSLSDALSADINEAVSGTTNPAITPLPSSTSFGTSTGTEPSSCEATQLTNCAVLCATDTNPVTTTCFSTTCTVETACGGSPATSTAILRHVCPLDRPNDIGKVSKFGGGARPTTTSPQDAGSITSTTNIITDTTSTSTDTSSETAEPTTPSSTAPPTSTSEPTSTEPPAPPPPEPTVPSSTEPSRTSTSELDPAPTWGGRCSTYEDCPQCSDGYYRCCLSGCHGMLVPGSNTCGCVRDGEVVSPVCGCV, encoded by the exons ATGATCTTGCCCTTTTTTACAATCGTTCTTCTTTTGAGCTCCCTGCCTTTTATCTTATGCAGGGAGCCTCTCTTTAACAAGAATGGCAGGTTCAC CAACCATTTTACCCGCCGGGCAACAACGCCGTACCGTTACTGCCGTGGAAAATGCAAACAGCCCAAGCAGCCTGACATCCCACGGTTGGCAAAGCGTCAACCAAAGCCAAAAGGCCCCATACCTACCCGGGAATCTGCAAAAATCAAGCCAAAGTTATCCAAGCGTCAGTTTGTCTACCCGGCTGACAATGAGGCAATGGAAGAGTACCTGATCGACCGCGTCGACAACTATGTAACCAACAATGCACTCACCGTGTATGACTACGGCCTTAACCCCGGAAACTCAGCGCAATTCGAGGTGTTGGGGGATGAGCCCGTAGAGATTGTCCTGGATGGTCTGTGCGGGTGCACGGCTCTTCTGGTTGCGTCGAGAAGGGCTGTATACTTTGCCCATTTCTT CGAAaacatctccttcctcgacTCTGACTACGCCAACAACGCGGCAGCCCGTGAGCGATTTGAGGACATTGTAATCAGGTTCCTGGATACCGGAGATGACCTGATGGGCGAAGTGTACGACGATGACGGCGACCTGATACTTCGTGAGTACGTCGCACTCACCGACAACTTGCACTTCTTCACTCCCGACACAAACCcatcaatcatcatcgtTTCGCCTGTAgacgagcttgaagacgCAGTGGAGCAAGGGGTAGAAGTCAATGGCATCGTCGAATACGGTGAGGGTCTGTTGTATGACGACTACATCGAGCGGTTGAAGGAGTACCTTGCTGAGATCCTGCCTGGGATCGAGCCGACTGTCTTCTCGTACGAAGCACTGGATAATAATGATCCGTTGCTGGATGGCTGGAGGGGAAAAGGGCTGTATCAATATGACCCCGAGGCAGAGGTTAACCCTACGCGGCGAGGCGCTAGGTTTTTTTACCAGGCGGAAGATATCGAGGACccggaagatgaagagggtgaggggTATCCCTTGGGACGGCTGTATCATGATTACTGGGATCCATTGCTTTtcggcgatggcgaggatagGCATCTTGAAATGGCCGATTACCCGGTCCAGCGGCCAGACTTACTTGTCTGTGGGGGCGAGTCGTACTGGAAGCCCAAGGTTAGGGTGATCGCAGTATACTTTGAGGCTTATGCCGACGCTGATGATGGCAATAGTACAATTGCTTCCCGAACGGCATCCTTTGCCCTATACTTGAAGGTCTTCGAACACTGCCCTGTGGAGCGGATTGCTACGTCGAATCACAGTACACATGCTTTGAGAACAAGTTGTGTCCCGTTCTGGAGGGTAACGCAACGTTCCCCTGTGGCGAAGACTGCTATCTTCCGTCGGAGTACCGGTATTTgctctgtctctctctctcacACTACATACATGCTGACCATTCACAGATGCGTTAATTCAACCTTGACCCAAATCTTACCCAACGAATCTCCCGGCCAGAGTCCTGATCAGTCAGGGAAAGTGCCTGTCTTACCTACTCACGACTTGGACTTTGTCATGGAAGGCACCACGTATATCATTAGTCCTACGCCGACCACCATCATGAACGGCAACGGAGAGCCACTGACCCTGGCGCCTGCATTGGTTGTGATTGGCACAAAGACCGTTTGGACGGGCCCGGCATCCCTATCTACGAGCATCGTTATTGACGACCTGACAATCACCGTGCTACCACATACTACGCAGGATGCATCTTCAACTGGCGAGCCATCAGCGGGCACTCTGACGAGTCCTGTACCATCAACGAGCCCAACACCCGCCCCTACAGATGCCGGTGCAACAGGGGGTGGCCCAGGACCATCAACTGGTGGCGGGGCTTCAACTTTTCCAAGTCCGACATCAGGttttcccagctcctcatcagccgtACATTCACCTGTAGAATCTAGCACCGTCATAACGTGGGCAGCAACAGAAGGCTCTTCCAGCATTGAGATCACCTTCACCCCGACAACCCTGAAACAGTTCACATCATTGGCTACATTGAGCACTATAACAACGGACGTTGATGGAGACACTACAACGTTCGTCATTGGCCCTGGAGGCATCGCATGGGATCCAGTCCCAACGGCAACAACCACGTCTCTACCGGGATTTCCTCCCCTTCCATTCCCTACTGCACCGCCTGCTCCTGTGCCACCAAGTTCTAGCACGCTCCCTCCGGTgacctcttcatcatcaccgttCCCCACGGTATTTCCCTGGCCGGTTCCGCCAATTACGACTGTTACAAGCACCATTGATGATGCGAGTGGTCCTGGGCCTATAACGACAATAATCACCGGCACTACGAACCCAGATGGTGCTGTCGTTCCTATCACCTCTCTATCAACAGATGAAGCCGTGAGCTCAGCGCAGGCTCTCCTTTCTGAACTGGGTGATGTCTCTGCCGCCATCGTTGCGTTCTCTTCTGGCACCGCAGATACCGCAAAGGCTACGGTGGCGTTGGAAAAGGTTGAAGACGCACAGAATG ACACAAACGACTTCGGCAGTGGCCTGAGCATTTCCGGACCAGGCTCTGGTCTATGGTCCATCTTTGGCGACACAGTTAGCGGGATCTCCTCTGCACTCGGAGGTCTACTCTCTACAATTTCTGGCATTatcggcggtggcggcgcgAGTGGGTCGAGCTCCCTGACTGGTCCTCTAAACGACCTGACGAGCCTGTCGGATGCATTGAGCGCAGACATAAACGAGGCTGTATCCGGTACGACAAATCCAGCCATAACCCCTCtgccctcttcaacatcattcGGGACATCTACCGGGACCGAGCCATCTTCCTGCGAAGCCACACAGCTTACAAACTGCGCTGTCCTCTGCGCAACGGACACAAACCCCGTCACAACGACGTGCTTCTCAACGACATGCACAGTGGAGACGGCCTGTGGTGGGAGCCCGGCTACCTCTACAGCTATACTGCGCCATGTCTGCCCGCTCGACAGACCGAATGACATTGGGAAGGTGTCGAAATTTGGCGGTGGTGCTCGGCCGACTACGACCAGTCCCCAAGACGCCGGGAGTATTACATCTACGACCAATATTATAACTGATACTACGAGCACTAGTACAGATACAAGCAGCGAGACCGCAGAACCTACGACGCCCTCATCCACAGCACCACCTACGTCTACCAGTGAGCCGACATCCACAGAACCACCGGCGCCTCCCCCTCCAGAGCCCACGGTACCTTCAAGCACGGAGCCGTCAAGAACCTCCACCAGTGAGCTGGACCCAGCCCCAACTTGGGGCGGCCGCTGTTCTACCTACGAAGACTGCCCACAGTGCTCGGACGGGTACTACCGGTGCTGTTTGTCGGGGTGCCATGGAATGTTGGTGCCTGGGTCCAATACGTGTGGGTGTGTCAGAGATGGTGAGGTTGTCAGTCCGGTTTGCGGTTGTGTGTAG
- a CDS encoding ABC transporter ATP-binding protein (transcript_id=CADANIAT00001127) — MENTSVSKPSPGAEVPVETQKESATGMATPSPSTASENDDGSNDKETKTPLFASYAVCLGSCLHMLNWRSDSYLANPLVRDRSPWLASLDPRPWMCNGIRNGRSHFHMCTAIPNKSQTLPLMNVIFGKLVGDFNAYFIPDSGVTDLYLIYLFIGKFVLTYVYMLCFRMISLKASSSLRLSYMSSLFSQPVSKLDAISVGSVTNTITSLSNTMQQSVSDRLAMLFQSVALLIAAYAVAFRYSWALTLVVSSAILFVVLAFSVTLPIMISGQRSVDLADEQHASIASEVFGSIRTVFSLGADGPLSRKYSEWVDEARKRGRRMAFVTGIHLAILFFSMYCSFALAFWFGIKLFREGNIPNVGTVITVFFSVLLVVTIMGGIISPLMAISKAVSASAAFFSVIDAEKLPSGGFKEPEVSSQSDIVFENVTFAYPSRPSVSVLKGFSAVFQRGKTTAIVGPSGSGKSTIVTLLERWYQLDPSGDGEKMSGEIRINDRNINSLDLKWWRTQIGLVQQEPFMFNDTVYNNVAFGLIGSQWEDASEEVKRGLVEKACKEAFVDEFVQRLPSRYSTLIGENGLTLSGGQRQRLTIARGIVSNPPILILDEATSSIDVRGERIVQAALNRVSKDRTTIMIAHRLSTVRNADRIIVLRDGENVEEGSHEELLKREGVYSGLVKAQLLGTFYGADGFEDSEHNEWAASEEKNEGELNSIPEEAPAKKMGGFMSLSAILYEQRAYWMLYIVILAAAAGSGSGFALQSYLFAKLIEVFNFTGQRLIDAANFWALMFFVLALAVGACYFILGSCSVIVSHFIASFYRKDYFTSLIRKPVPFFDSASNSSGTLTSNLSSSAKQLQELFSVNGVFPLVSIFVILGCISISFAFGWKLAAVAIFAALPFIATAANLRIRYETQFELMNAKVYAESSAFATEAIKAFRTVSACTMEGFILERYKVLLTEQREKALKKAWLACAVFAFSDSVDFCAMALTFWYGGKLLGSREYDLVQFFVVYIAIIQGGQMAGMMFSSGADLAQAKASAARIFMARTPSATISTQDPAITPPDARAPSDASLEFCSVSFRYPFRKAPVFADLNLRIESGQFVAFVGPSGCGKSTLISLIERFYEPTEGSILFGGVPINTLDIVSYRRNLSLVAQDPKLFNATIRENLCLGIDPDNHEQDHDRDLEERMISACTSAEIHPFILSLPDGYNTALGTNASSSASLSGGQKQRLCIARALLRNPRVLLLDEATSSLDSQSEKLVQQAMEKLAESRDLTIIAVAHRLATVQKADVIFVFGEDGTKAGSRVLEKGTHSELLEMRGVYWQMCQAQALDR; from the exons ATGGAGAATACTTCTGTTTCAAAACCTAGTCCTGGGGCAGAAGTGCCGGTCGAAACACAAAAGGAATCGGCGACAGGGATGGCAACGCCctcgccgtcgacggccagcGAGAACGACGACGGCTCCAATGATAAAGAGACCAAGACTCCCTTGTTCGCAAGCTACGCTGTATGCTTAGGCTCTTGTTTGCATATGCTCAACTGGCGTTCTGACAGCTATCTAGCGAATCCTCTCGTACGGGACCGGTCACCATGGTTGGCTTCTCTTGATCCTCGGCCTTGGATGTGCAATGGGATCAGGAACGGCAGGTCTCATTTCCACATGTGCACCGCTATTCCTAACAAGTCGCAGACCCTCCCCCTAATGAATGTCATCTTTGGCAAACTCGTTGGCGACTTCAATGCATATTTCATTCCAGACTCGGGAGTGACAGA CCTCTATCTCATCTATCTCTTCATCGGCAAGTTTGTTTTGACGTACGTCTACATGCTCTGTTTCCGTATGATCAGCCTGAAAGCGTCCTCGTCCCTCCGACTGTCCTACATgtcctccctcttcagccagcCCGTCAGCAAACTCGACGCTATCTCCGTGGGTAGCGTAACAAACACCATCACCTCCCTCTCAAATACGATGCAGCAGAGCGTTTCCGATCGCCTGGCAATGCTCTTCCAGTCGGTCGCCCTGCTGATCGCCGCATACGCAGTAGCTTTCCGGTACTCCTGGGCACTGACGCTCGTTGTCTCCTcagccatcctcttcgtggTGCTAGCATTCAGCGTCACGCTCCCGATCATGATTTCTGGCCAGCGGAGTGTTGATCTCGCGGATGAGCAGCATGCCTCGATCGCGAGTGAGGTCTTCGGTTCTATCCGGACAGTGTTCTCTCTCGGCGCGGACGGCCCCCTGTCACGAAAGTACAGCGAGTGGGTCGATGAGGCGCGGAAGCGCGGGCGGCGCATGGCATTTGTCACGGGCATTCATCTGGCGATACTTTTCTTCAGCATGTACTGCAGTTTTGCGCTTGCCTTCTGGTTTGGCATCAAGCTATTCCGCGAGGGCAATATTCCTAATGTCGGGACAGTGATAAC tgtcttcttctctgtcCTTCTGGTGGTGACGATCATGGGCGGCATTATCTCACCTCTAATGGCCATCTCAAAAGCCGTCAGCGCCTCGGCGGCATTCTTTTCCGTTATCGATGCCGAGAAACTACCGAGCGGCGGTTTCAAGGAGCCCGAGGTATCGAGCCAGTCGGATATTGTCTTTGAGAATGTGACGTTTGCGTATCCTTCGAGACCTAGCGTGTCTGTCTTGAAGGGCTTTAGTGCTGTGTTTCAACGTGGGAAGACAACGGCAATCGTTGGGCCTTCGGGATCAGGAAAAAGCACGATTGTCACGTTGCTGGAGCGGTGGTATCAACTCGACCCATCCGGTGACGGAGAAAAAATGTCTGGGGAGATCAGGATCAATGACCGAAACATTAACAGTTTAGACCTCAAGTGGTGGAGGACACAGATCGGCCTCGTGCAGCAGGAGCCCTTTATGTTCAACGACACAGTCTACAACAACGTCGCCTTTGGACTAATCGGATCACAATGGGAAGATGCTTCTGAAGAGGTCAAGAGAGGCCTCGTCGAAAAAGCATGCAAGGAAGCATTTGTTGACGAATTTGTTCAGCGCCTTCCTTCA AGATACTCCACGCTCATCGGGGAAAATGGCTTAACGCTAAGTGGCGGCCAACGCCAACGGCTAACAATAGCGCGCGGCATCGTTTCTAACCCTCCGATCTTGATACTGGACGAAGCAACGAGCTCTATTGATgtgagaggagaaaggatcgTGCAGGCGGCCCTAAACCGTGTCTCAAAGGACCGCACGACAATCATGATCGCCCATCGACTGTCGACTGTGAGGAACGCCGATCGGATCATTGTGCTTAGGGATGGGGAGAATGTTGAGGAGGGAAGCCATGAAGAGTTActaaagagagaaggagTTTACAGTGGCCTTGTCAAGGCGCAGCTATTAGGGACATTTTACGGCGCGGATGGCTTTGAGGACAGTGAGCACAATGAGTGGGCGGCAAGtgaggaaaagaacgaaGGGGAGCTCAACTCCATACCAGAGGAAGCtccggcgaagaagatgggcGGTTTCATGAGCTTGAGTGCCATTCTCTACGAACAACGGGCCTACTGGATGCTATACATCGTTATCCTCGCGGCGGCGGCCGGCTCTGGAT CCGGCTTCGCTCTCCAAAGCTACCTCTTTGCGAAACTGATCGAGGTCTTCAATTTCACCGGTCAGAGGCTGATCGATGCCGCCAACTTCTGGGCATTGATGTTCTTCGTCCTAGCCCTAGCTGTGGGAGCCTGTTACTTTATACTAGGGTCCTGCTCTGTCATTGTCTCGCAT TTTATTGCATCCTTCTACCGAAAAGACTACTTCACGAGCCTCATCCGAAAACCGGTCCCCTTCTTCGACTCTGCTTCCAACAGCAGCGGAACCCTAACATCGAATCTCTCAAGTTCGGCGAAGCAACTCCAAGAACTCTTCAGCGTCAACGGTGTCTTTCCGCTAGTGTCCATCTTTGTCATACTCGGCTGTATCTCCATCTCGTTCGCCTTTGGGTGGAAACTCGCTGccgtcgccatcttcgcGGCATTACCTTTCATCGCCACCGCAGCAAATCTACGTATTCGGTACGAGACGCAGTTCGAGCTTATGAATGCTAAAGTCTATGCGGAGAGCTCGGCTTTCGCGACCGAGGCAATCAAGGCGTTTCGCACTGTGTCTGCGTGCACGATGGAGGGTTTTATTCTGGAAAGATACAAAGTCCTACTCACCGAGCAACGAGAGAAAGCACTGAAAAAAGCCTGGCTTGCGTGCGCGGTGTTTGCCTTTTCGGACAGTGTAGATTTCTGTGCGATGGCGCTGACGTTTTG GTACGGCGGGAAACTCCTTGGTTCAAGAGAGTACGACCTCGTCCAGTTCTTCGTCGTCTACATTGCTATCATTCAGGGCGGGCagatggctgggatgatgtTCAGCTCAGGCGCGGATCTCGCACAGGCAAAGGCCTCTGCTGCCAGGATTTTCATGGCGCGGACGCCGTCTGCAACCATCAGTACTCAAGATCCTGCAATCACACCTCCAGACGCAAGAGCACCATCAGATGCGAGTCTTGAATTCTGCAGTGTTTCCTTCCGCTATCCCTTCCGCAAAGCGCCAGTCTTTGCAGACCTCAATCTTCGAATCGAAAGCGGGCAATTTGTTGCATTCGTCGGGCCTTCGGGGTGCGGGAAATCAACACTCATATCCCTGATAGAGCGGTTCTACGAGCCCACTGAGGGCAGCATACTGTTTGGAGGAGTGCCGATCAACACGCTTGATATTGTATCCTACCGCAGGAACCTATCTCTCGTCGCGCAAGACCCGAAGCTGTTCAACGCCACTATACGCGAGAATCTCTGTCTGGGAATTGACCCAGACAATCATGAACAGGACCATGACCGTGATCTCGAGGAGAGGATGATATCCGCCTGTACTTCCGCCGAGATCCACCCATTCATTCTCTCCCTGCCCGATGGCTACAACACAGCGCTCGGAACAAAcgcctcctcgtcggcatCTCTAAGCGGCGGGCAGAAGCAGCGGCTCTGTATCGCCCGCGCGTTACTCCGGAACCCACGAGTATTGCTCCTAGACGAAGCAACTTCTAGTCTGGACTCGCAGAGCGAAAAGCTTGTGCAGCAGGCGATGGAGAAACTAGCTGAGAGTCGAGATTTGACGATCATTGCTGTTGCGCATCGGCTTGCCACTGTACAAAAGGCAGATGTCATTTTTGTTTTTGGCGAGGACGGGACTAAAGCTGGGTCGAGGGTATTGGAGAAGGGGACTCATTCGGAGCTGCTGGAGATGAGGGGGGTATATTGGCAGATG TGTCAGGCTCAGGCACTGGATCGGTGA
- a CDS encoding uncharacterized protein (transcript_id=CADANIAT00001128), which translates to MSDTASLPSGLPCSSPFYIINPIFLSIAGYNVLELLLWIFNTFDRWRGLYFGSILTSTLSLAAYVIAQSLRTFRTDFSELLAAGYIFAFSYTALLTAHILVLYSRLHLVLHSYRILRGILIMIIVTSVLSVPAQLTVTLTLVSTRQPRLARAEYILERIVFLGATVREFVVCAIYTVQAYRNLHPIAQAKGRAGKRVLVYLMAVQVAALVLDTGFLVQIYMDLALAANGYCALLYSIKLKMEFGAGLGGRLSDFPGAEGAV; encoded by the exons ATGTCCGACACGGCGTCCCTTCCGTCTGGCCTCCCATGCTCGTCACCCTTCTATATTATCAACCCAATTTTCCTCAGCATCGCTGGCTACAAtgtcctcgagctcttgctGTGGATCTTCAACACCTTCGACCGCTGGCGGGGGCTGTACTTTGGCAGCATCCTCACCTCTACCCTCTCCCTGGCCGCATACGTCATAGCTCAGTCGCTGCGGACTTTCAGGACAGACTTCAGCGAGCTTCTCGCTGCCGGTTATATCTTTGCCTTCTCGTACACGGCTCTCTTGACGGCACATATCCTCGTTCTGTACTCGCGGTTACACCTCGTCCTGCACAGCTATCGCATCCTCCGCGGTATTCTGATAATGATCATCGTGACTTCGGTGCTCTCCGTGCCCGCACAGCTGACGGTGACGCTGACACTGGTCAGCACGCGCCAACCGCGTCTTGCAAGGGCAGAGTACATCCTCGAACGCATTGTCTTTCTGGGCGCTACTGTCCGCGAGTTTGTCGTGTGCGCCATCTACACCGTGCAGGCGTATCGTAATCTGCATCCGATCGCACAGGCAAAGGGCCGCGCGGGAAAAAGAGTATTGGTGTATCTCATGGCCGTGCAGGTTGCGGCTCTAGTACTGGATACAGGGTTTCTAGTGCAGATCTACATGgaccttgcccttgccgCGAACGGGTACTGTGCCCTGCTCTATAGCATAAAGCTCAAGATGGAATTTGGG GCAGGGCTAGGAGGGCGACTATCTGACTttccaggagcagaaggtgcTGTCTAG